In one window of Ferriphaselus amnicola DNA:
- a CDS encoding S49 family peptidase, whose amino-acid sequence MKRELLLAEFLATPWAMMPERLAAVTSVMNRWSRGDAATQAALKQVAADQSARNTRRQALANSAGNGIAVLPLYGVVTQRGNMVDDVSGPGSVSTQLFAAALRDAIADPAVGSILIDIDSPGGSVYGVAELADEIAAARSQKPVVAIANSLAASAAYWIGAQASELYVTPGGEVGSIGVWQAHFDYSEAMSRDGVKPTLISAGKFKVEGNPYAPLDDEARSFLQSRTDDYYAAFTKAVAKGRGVAISQVREGMGQGRVLGADAALAEKMVDGISTFSDVLKKMQRDAKSSKPKASRLAIARRELEIL is encoded by the coding sequence ATGAAACGTGAACTCCTGCTGGCCGAGTTTCTGGCCACACCATGGGCAATGATGCCCGAGCGACTGGCTGCCGTAACCTCGGTCATGAACCGATGGTCACGCGGTGATGCCGCCACCCAAGCCGCACTGAAACAGGTCGCGGCAGATCAGTCGGCACGCAACACGCGTCGCCAAGCGCTGGCCAACTCGGCTGGCAACGGCATCGCGGTATTGCCACTGTATGGGGTCGTCACCCAGCGCGGCAACATGGTCGACGATGTGTCTGGTCCCGGCAGTGTCAGCACACAACTGTTTGCAGCGGCCTTGCGCGATGCCATTGCCGATCCTGCGGTCGGCAGCATCCTGATCGACATCGACAGTCCCGGCGGCAGTGTCTATGGCGTGGCCGAACTGGCCGACGAGATCGCTGCGGCCCGTAGCCAGAAACCGGTAGTCGCCATCGCCAACAGTCTCGCAGCCTCGGCTGCCTACTGGATCGGTGCGCAGGCCTCCGAACTGTATGTCACGCCCGGTGGCGAGGTGGGCAGCATCGGTGTGTGGCAGGCGCACTTTGATTATTCCGAAGCGATGTCTCGTGATGGTGTAAAGCCCACGCTGATTTCGGCGGGCAAATTCAAGGTCGAAGGTAATCCCTACGCACCACTGGATGACGAGGCCCGCTCGTTCCTGCAATCGCGCACCGACGATTACTACGCCGCCTTCACCAAGGCCGTCGCAAAGGGACGTGGTGTCGCCATCTCGCAGGTGCGGGAGGGTATGGGACAAGGGCGTGTATTGGGTGCCGATGCTGCACTGGCCGAGAAAATGGTTGATGGCATCAGCACCTTTTCCGATGTCCTCAAAAAAATGCAGCGTGATGCAAAGTCATCGAAGCCAAAGGCATCCCGCCTCGCCATCGCCCGTCGCGAACTGGAAATTCTGTAG
- a CDS encoding phage major capsid protein: MSKQLRALQARKSALVKEARALTDLAATESRDMTDAEVTAFDALRGKIDAASASIDREAALIAEEARLSASNALGVVVTDNRELDPKRGFASIGEFMQAVYLSQKPGKSMDERLFIGAAAPTSFGNESAGQDGGFLVPPDFSKEIFRLSLGEDSLMPLTDNVEITANSMAFPKDETTPWGTNGIRAYWQGEAAAANATKPVMGLSTLRLKKLMALVPTTDELLDDASALTSYLPDKVATSIRWKTNESILFGAGNGIPIGCMNAGAVVTVAKETGQTTQTLVPQNLAKMIARLPPGSFGNAVWIINNDVLPALFTLSLGNYPIYLPNGLTVGGIQVSPYGTLLGRPVIVSQHANTFSSQGDVMLVDLSYYQTITKAGGLQTATSMHLYFDADLTAFRTTFRMDGQSKIASAIDPAKGSSKLSPFIQLAAR; this comes from the coding sequence ATGAGCAAACAACTACGAGCGTTACAGGCACGCAAGAGTGCGCTGGTCAAAGAGGCCCGCGCATTGACTGATCTGGCGGCAACCGAATCCCGCGACATGACCGATGCCGAGGTCACCGCCTTCGATGCGTTACGCGGAAAAATCGATGCGGCCTCGGCATCCATCGACCGCGAAGCTGCCCTGATCGCCGAAGAAGCACGGTTGTCGGCAAGCAACGCCCTCGGGGTGGTGGTCACCGATAACCGCGAACTGGACCCCAAGCGCGGCTTCGCCAGCATTGGCGAATTCATGCAGGCAGTGTATCTGTCGCAGAAACCCGGCAAGTCGATGGATGAACGCCTGTTCATAGGTGCTGCAGCACCGACCAGCTTTGGTAACGAGAGTGCCGGTCAGGATGGTGGTTTCTTGGTGCCGCCCGATTTCTCCAAGGAAATTTTCCGGCTGAGTCTGGGCGAGGATTCGCTGATGCCGCTGACCGACAACGTCGAGATCACGGCAAACAGCATGGCCTTCCCCAAGGATGAAACCACGCCATGGGGTACCAACGGCATTCGTGCCTACTGGCAAGGCGAAGCAGCGGCGGCCAATGCCACCAAACCGGTGATGGGTCTGTCCACCTTGCGGCTCAAAAAGCTGATGGCACTGGTGCCGACCACCGACGAGTTGCTGGACGATGCCAGTGCCCTGACCAGCTACCTGCCGGACAAGGTCGCCACCTCGATCCGCTGGAAGACCAACGAATCCATCCTGTTCGGTGCGGGTAACGGCATCCCCATCGGCTGCATGAACGCCGGTGCCGTGGTGACGGTCGCGAAGGAAACCGGTCAGACCACACAAACACTGGTGCCGCAGAATCTGGCCAAGATGATCGCGCGCCTGCCACCCGGCTCGTTCGGCAACGCGGTGTGGATCATCAACAACGATGTGCTGCCCGCGCTGTTCACGCTGTCGCTTGGCAACTACCCGATCTACCTGCCCAACGGACTGACGGTCGGCGGTATCCAGGTCTCACCCTACGGCACCTTGCTGGGTCGTCCGGTGATCGTGTCGCAGCACGCCAACACCTTCTCGTCGCAGGGTGACGTGATGCTGGTAGACCTGTCGTACTACCAGACCATCACCAAGGCCGGTGGCTTGCAGACGGCGACCTCGATGCATCTGTATTTCGATGCCGATCTGACCGCATTTCGCACCACCTTCCGCATGGATGGACAGTCGAAGATCGCCAGCGCGATCGATCCTGCCAAGGGCAGCAGCAAGCTGTCGCCATTCATCCAGCTGGCCGCACGCTAA